One Eubacteriales bacterium mix99 genomic window carries:
- the queA gene encoding tRNA preQ1(34) S-adenosylmethionine ribosyltransferase-isomerase QueA produces the protein MKVSDFDYELPKELIAQSPSEKRDESRLLVYHRFTKKTEHRIFRDIVDYLNPGDCLVINDTKVLPARLLGKKEDTGGKMEFVLLRRESGDTWRVLVKPGKRARIGTKFIFGDGLLKAEVLSETEEGGRLVRFFYEGVFEEILDKVGVMPLPPYIHKKLKDPNRYQTVYAKQKGSAAAPTAGLHFTPELLDRLKEKGVVMVRITLHVGIGTFRPVKVENVRDHKMHREVYEVTEAAARQINAAKASGKRVVSVGTTSLRTLESVADDNGVVHAGRGETGIFIYPGYRFRIIDALITNFHLPRSTLLMLVSALAGREEMLAVYREAISLQYRFFSFGDAMFISDD, from the coding sequence TTGAAGGTTTCTGATTTTGACTATGAGCTGCCGAAGGAACTGATTGCGCAGTCTCCTTCGGAAAAGAGGGATGAATCCAGACTGCTGGTTTATCACCGTTTTACAAAAAAGACAGAGCACAGGATTTTCCGGGATATTGTGGATTATCTGAATCCCGGAGATTGCCTGGTGATCAATGATACGAAGGTGCTTCCTGCCAGACTTCTGGGAAAAAAGGAAGATACGGGAGGCAAGATGGAGTTTGTGCTGCTCCGCAGGGAGAGCGGGGATACCTGGCGTGTATTGGTAAAGCCGGGGAAAAGGGCAAGGATCGGCACAAAGTTTATTTTTGGCGACGGTTTGCTGAAAGCAGAGGTGTTGAGCGAAACGGAGGAAGGGGGACGCCTGGTCCGCTTTTTTTATGAGGGGGTCTTTGAAGAGATCCTGGATAAAGTGGGTGTCATGCCTTTGCCCCCTTATATTCATAAAAAACTGAAGGATCCCAACCGCTATCAGACGGTCTATGCGAAGCAGAAGGGCTCCGCAGCGGCGCCTACGGCAGGGCTGCATTTTACCCCGGAGCTGCTGGATCGCCTGAAGGAAAAGGGCGTTGTCATGGTAAGGATTACCCTGCATGTAGGGATTGGCACCTTTCGCCCGGTAAAGGTGGAAAATGTCCGGGATCATAAAATGCACCGGGAAGTCTATGAGGTGACGGAGGCTGCAGCCCGACAGATCAATGCGGCAAAGGCTTCCGGAAAACGGGTTGTATCAGTGGGTACCACATCCCTGCGGACACTGGAATCCGTTGCGGATGACAATGGAGTGGTGCATGCAGGAAGAGGCGAAACAGGAATTTTTATCTATCCCGGTTATCGCTTCAGGATCATTGATGCCCTGATCACCAATTTTCATCTCCCCAGGTCGACGCTTCTGATGCTGGTGAGTGCGCTGGCCGGGCGGGAGGAAATGCTTGCCGTTTACCGGGAAGCCATTTCGCTGCAATATCGTTTTTTCAGCTTTGGCGACGCAATGTTTATCAGCGACGACTGA
- the ruvB gene encoding Holliday junction branch migration DNA helicase RuvB, whose product MDLEEHPERIIATDKITEDQDTELSLRPRKMTDYIGQEKVKEKMLIFIQAALQRGEALDHVLLYGPPGLGKTTLANIIANELGVNIRITSGPAIEKAGDLAAILTNLGDRDVLFIDEIHRLNRSVEEILYPAMEDFVLDIIIGKGPSARSIRLDLPRFTLVGATTRAGMLTSPLRDRFGVISRLELYHTDELKKIVIRSAGILNIAIDEEGAWEIARRSRGTPRVTNRLLKRVRDYAQIRADGVITLPVAKEALDMLEIDDVGLDDVDRRLLEAIALKFDGGPVGLDTLSASTGEESSTIEDVCEPYLLQLGYIARTPRGRVLTPLGRRHLNLPVQEQENLLSAEQHREKE is encoded by the coding sequence ATGGATTTGGAGGAGCATCCGGAGCGGATTATTGCAACCGATAAAATAACGGAGGATCAGGATACCGAGCTGAGTCTTCGGCCCAGAAAAATGACCGACTACATCGGGCAGGAAAAGGTCAAGGAAAAAATGCTGATTTTCATCCAGGCTGCCCTGCAGCGGGGGGAAGCTCTGGATCATGTGCTGCTTTACGGACCTCCCGGGCTTGGGAAAACCACCCTTGCCAATATCATAGCCAATGAACTGGGGGTCAACATACGGATCACTTCCGGGCCGGCCATTGAAAAAGCCGGGGATCTGGCCGCCATACTGACCAACCTGGGAGACCGGGATGTTTTGTTCATTGATGAAATCCATCGGCTGAACCGGAGTGTGGAGGAGATCCTCTATCCGGCTATGGAGGATTTTGTGCTGGATATTATCATCGGAAAGGGGCCCAGTGCCCGTTCCATCCGTCTGGATCTGCCCCGGTTTACCCTGGTGGGGGCGACCACCCGGGCAGGGATGCTGACGTCTCCCCTGCGGGATCGTTTTGGTGTCATCAGCCGGCTGGAGCTTTATCACACCGATGAATTGAAGAAAATCGTCATCCGCTCTGCAGGGATTCTGAACATTGCAATTGACGAGGAGGGTGCCTGGGAGATCGCAAGGCGTTCCAGGGGAACTCCCCGTGTTACCAACCGCCTGCTGAAGCGGGTTCGGGACTATGCCCAGATCCGGGCGGACGGAGTGATTACCCTGCCTGTGGCAAAGGAAGCCCTGGATATGCTGGAAATAGATGATGTCGGACTGGACGATGTGGACAGACGGCTTCTGGAGGCAATTGCCCTGAAGTTTGACGGAGGGCCGGTGGGCCTGGACACCCTGTCCGCATCCACCGGGGAGGAAAGTTCCACCATAGAGGATGTCTGTGAGCCTTATCTGCTTCAGCTGGGCTATATTGCGCGGACTCCCCGGGGAAGGGTTCTGACTCCCCTTGGCCGCCGTCATCTCAATCTGCCGGTTCAGGAGCAGGAAAATCTGCTTTCAGCAGAACAGCACAGGGAAAAAGAATAA
- the ruvA gene encoding Holliday junction branch migration protein RuvA, producing the protein MYAYIRGILEEVDNQRVVVEANGVGYLIFVPNSVLHRLPPAGERIRLFTYFHLREDTQELYGFLEQEEKRFFEKLITVSGVGPKAALGMLSAFSARQLATAIVTGDRKLLCTAPGIGKKTAERILLELKDKIDQNALAEGGAAPVPTVQWNEERMEALEALQALGYPAAEAEHALAGVQETDPSELVRLALKNMDRRG; encoded by the coding sequence ATGTACGCATACATAAGGGGAATTCTGGAGGAAGTGGACAATCAAAGGGTTGTTGTGGAGGCAAATGGGGTGGGCTACCTTATTTTTGTGCCGAATTCCGTGCTGCATCGGCTGCCTCCCGCCGGAGAAAGGATTCGGCTGTTCACCTATTTTCACTTAAGGGAAGATACCCAGGAACTATATGGCTTTCTGGAGCAGGAGGAAAAACGGTTCTTTGAAAAATTGATTACGGTTTCGGGTGTGGGACCCAAGGCGGCACTGGGAATGTTGTCCGCCTTTTCTGCCAGGCAGTTGGCAACTGCCATTGTGACAGGAGACCGGAAACTGCTCTGTACTGCGCCCGGAATAGGGAAAAAAACAGCAGAGAGGATTTTGCTGGAGCTGAAGGATAAAATAGATCAGAATGCCCTTGCGGAAGGGGGTGCCGCACCCGTTCCGACCGTCCAATGGAATGAGGAACGCATGGAAGCTCTGGAAGCGCTGCAGGCCCTGGGTTATCCCGCAGCAGAGGCAGAGCACGCCCTGGCAGGCGTTCAGGAGACGGATCCTTCTGAACTGGTGCGTCTGGCACTGAAAAATATGGATCGTCGCGGGTAA
- the ruvC gene encoding crossover junction endodeoxyribonuclease RuvC produces the protein MRVLGIDPGMAIMGYGVVEDRENSVKMLDYGAATTPSTMETPQRLLHIFNSTERLIEEFSPDAIAYEELFFNKNAKTALIIGHARGVSVLAGARKGIDLFEYTPLQVKQAVVGYGRADKQQVQHMVKLLLSLREIPKPDDAADALAVAICHINSARYGRKIETRYH, from the coding sequence GTGAGAGTATTGGGGATCGATCCGGGTATGGCGATCATGGGTTACGGCGTAGTGGAGGACCGGGAAAACAGTGTAAAGATGCTGGATTATGGAGCGGCGACGACTCCTTCCACCATGGAAACTCCGCAGCGTCTCCTGCACATATTTAATTCCACGGAACGTTTGATTGAAGAGTTTTCTCCGGACGCAATCGCCTATGAGGAGTTGTTTTTCAATAAAAATGCAAAGACAGCCCTGATTATCGGACATGCCAGGGGAGTGTCCGTTCTGGCAGGCGCCCGGAAAGGGATTGACCTGTTTGAGTACACCCCCCTGCAGGTCAAACAGGCAGTGGTAGGATATGGAAGGGCAGATAAGCAGCAGGTACAGCATATGGTAAAGCTGCTGCTGAGTCTTCGGGAAATCCCGAAGCCGGACGATGCCGCCGATGCTCTTGCAGTGGCGATATGTCACATCAACAGTGCCCGGTACGGGAGAAAGATCGAGACCCGTTACCATTAG